A section of the Leptospira kobayashii genome encodes:
- a CDS encoding FAD-dependent monooxygenase: MKTTEVLIIGAGPSGMVFSLALSKLGVRHILIEKRSEISNHPKAHEISGRTLEILKQLGINLQDLIEEASDQDTASKIVFCQNLRKEIGRIDLSEDKIQTKYKRDLSVPIPFLNISQTEVEKVLRKKILKQKTGELILDVEWKSSLEENSYVYTTIKHRKTNKVSEIKSKYVIACDGAGSDIRNFLNIKMSGPTKLQDVVNVYFTNDLTKQIPSKGKLYWILEASAPGVLIAHHPEKRWVYHHAIETPFERIEDCNENFFRKKLGKATGLGDRFPFQIESINHWTMTAQVANSFSLGRFYLVGDAAHRFPPTGGLGMNSGVVDSYNLAWKIDLVLRGIADESLLRSYERERKPVIERNCEESRKNWFRMFQIPRALGISLPLATRIKRLLLAHFPFFFFNKNTKYKILSYLETLANKKLTAGLQKPYIQRRVSNAIASQIGHFDRLELDLHYKYGSSEDIWIGKRFPHFPIKKGKRTISSHDLLSPDAFHLFVWKRKSGSEIKSQHLTLNQISIEVHSVSSDPELLPKNSLPSEGFVLVRPDGHIFQWKEEVVTKESTSKFLMDCLFSLQEGKGLSSDTQAITHQTNKSTRWKPIFFAAGISLSLFLYILYRPLPHPPKPANFNLVKLSEGKFQTWRPKPKKIFGMGLVYANHIEETANHFDPNIPPPIFLKENHSLTGPESTVTIPSKKELLDRLYAFEPDLKKENIEEITSFSPLMDYEVELAFVLLEDISNEKLAKENYSPKIAFFLANDVSARSLAVFGEGRSNRAEYWGISKSFPTFLPVSNRIWIPNRYTPDLLPDVRLRSTVNGEERQNESVSNMIYTPKEMLRFIRKEYPHLTLEKDDIVITGTPGGVAMSTPRPIARILSWLSLNRITKLKLALKKDRSRFIKDGDEVDMTAEGLGDLHNKFSVGRSQ; the protein is encoded by the coding sequence ATGAAAACAACGGAAGTTCTCATCATCGGCGCTGGTCCTTCCGGTATGGTATTCTCACTTGCTTTGTCAAAACTTGGCGTTCGGCACATCTTGATAGAAAAACGTTCTGAAATCTCAAATCATCCCAAAGCACATGAAATCAGCGGAAGAACTTTGGAAATCCTGAAGCAATTGGGAATCAATCTACAAGATTTGATCGAAGAAGCCTCCGATCAAGACACTGCCTCAAAAATTGTATTTTGTCAAAACTTACGGAAGGAAATCGGAAGAATCGATCTCTCGGAAGATAAAATCCAAACAAAATACAAGAGAGATCTTTCCGTTCCGATTCCCTTTTTAAATATCTCTCAAACGGAAGTGGAAAAAGTATTACGCAAGAAAATTCTAAAACAAAAGACAGGCGAACTGATATTGGATGTAGAGTGGAAATCTTCCTTGGAAGAAAATTCATACGTATACACTACCATCAAACATAGAAAAACGAACAAAGTGAGTGAGATTAAATCGAAATATGTCATTGCTTGCGACGGTGCAGGTTCCGATATTCGAAACTTCCTAAACATAAAGATGTCCGGCCCGACCAAACTTCAGGACGTTGTGAACGTTTATTTTACGAATGATTTGACCAAACAGATTCCATCCAAAGGGAAATTGTATTGGATATTGGAAGCATCTGCTCCGGGTGTTTTGATCGCTCACCATCCCGAAAAAAGATGGGTTTACCATCATGCGATTGAAACCCCATTCGAAAGAATAGAAGATTGTAATGAAAATTTTTTCCGAAAGAAACTAGGGAAGGCAACCGGACTAGGAGACCGGTTCCCATTTCAGATTGAATCCATCAATCATTGGACGATGACAGCGCAAGTGGCAAATAGTTTCTCTCTGGGAAGGTTTTACCTGGTCGGTGATGCAGCACATCGATTTCCACCGACAGGCGGATTAGGAATGAATTCCGGCGTGGTGGATTCTTACAATTTAGCTTGGAAAATCGATTTGGTGCTGCGAGGGATTGCGGATGAATCCTTGCTGCGATCGTATGAGAGAGAAAGAAAACCGGTCATCGAACGCAATTGCGAAGAAAGCCGCAAGAATTGGTTTCGAATGTTTCAAATCCCGAGGGCCCTTGGGATTTCCTTACCTTTAGCGACAAGAATCAAACGATTGTTACTTGCTCACTTCCCGTTTTTCTTTTTCAACAAAAACACAAAATATAAAATTCTTTCCTATCTGGAAACCCTCGCCAACAAAAAGTTAACTGCCGGTTTGCAAAAACCGTACATCCAAAGAAGGGTTTCGAATGCAATCGCTTCCCAAATAGGACATTTTGATCGATTGGAATTGGATCTTCATTACAAGTACGGTTCCAGTGAAGATATATGGATCGGAAAACGATTTCCTCATTTTCCAATCAAAAAAGGGAAACGTACGATTTCAAGCCACGATCTTCTCAGTCCGGATGCATTTCATTTGTTTGTATGGAAACGAAAGTCGGGTTCGGAAATAAAATCACAACACCTAACATTGAATCAGATTTCGATTGAAGTGCATTCAGTCTCTTCCGATCCGGAGTTGCTTCCTAAAAACTCCCTGCCCTCGGAAGGATTTGTTTTGGTAAGACCGGATGGACATATCTTTCAATGGAAAGAGGAGGTCGTGACAAAAGAAAGCACTTCCAAATTTTTAATGGATTGTTTGTTTTCCTTACAGGAAGGTAAAGGTTTGTCCTCCGACACGCAGGCAATAACTCACCAAACGAACAAATCTACCCGATGGAAACCGATTTTCTTTGCTGCGGGGATATCGCTGAGTCTGTTTCTTTATATTTTATATCGACCGCTACCCCACCCTCCTAAGCCAGCTAACTTCAATTTGGTTAAATTATCCGAAGGTAAATTTCAAACTTGGCGACCCAAACCGAAGAAAATATTCGGAATGGGGCTTGTTTATGCAAATCATATAGAGGAAACAGCCAATCATTTTGATCCGAATATCCCTCCTCCCATTTTTCTGAAAGAAAACCATTCCCTTACCGGCCCGGAATCTACGGTTACGATTCCAAGTAAGAAAGAGTTGTTGGATCGATTGTATGCATTTGAGCCAGATCTAAAAAAAGAAAACATAGAGGAGATAACTTCTTTTTCACCTCTTATGGACTATGAAGTCGAGCTTGCTTTTGTCTTGTTGGAAGATATCTCGAACGAAAAATTAGCAAAGGAAAATTATTCACCTAAGATTGCTTTTTTCTTAGCCAATGATGTGTCAGCAAGATCCCTTGCTGTTTTTGGAGAAGGCCGATCCAACCGCGCGGAATATTGGGGCATTTCAAAGAGCTTTCCCACTTTCCTTCCCGTATCCAATCGCATTTGGATCCCGAATCGATATACACCCGATTTACTTCCCGACGTCCGATTGAGAAGTACGGTAAATGGAGAGGAGAGACAGAATGAAAGCGTATCCAATATGATCTATACGCCTAAAGAAATGCTGCGCTTCATTCGCAAGGAATATCCTCATCTTACATTGGAAAAAGATGATATTGTCATTACAGGCACACCCGGCGGAGTAGCGATGTCGACACCAAGGCCAATTGCAAGAATACTCTCATGGCTTTCACTTAACCGCATAACAAAACTAAAACTTGCTCTCAAAAAAGACAGAAGCCGGTTTATCAAAGACGGAGACGAAGTGGATATGACTGCGGAAGGTTTAGGTGATCTTCACAACAAATTTTCGGTTGGGCGTTCCCAATGA
- a CDS encoding helix-turn-helix domain-containing protein, whose product MTEPSLLTANLSLVSFSISFFLFLSLYFTKSEHSTSRYLSGIIFIISLIVLLRLAVALSSGFAIYLPLLVFPSLFYLGPLLFFYTRSCLFHQTADRWETLVLCIPSGISFFVFLILFFRYPEFRSLPSILSQRGIVGSASSLLLLCAVLFSALFCLLSFRLTKIYREESLEQFGNDEKAKLIWLLSFLGLIGICIILYLFLILFSLPGDLHVPISPVEGCVQLILIYLVLFYVIRKPELIAITLQNPERIFSQQLLLTKPETTKYQKQTLTEEQRKSYLQKMIRIMETEEPYLNDLVSIHDLSERLAIPVHHVSMTINIELSQNFFQFINQYRIERAKLLLSNPKAKDQNVLNIGLEAGFQSKASFNKTFKQFTGFTPSEFRKNSLKDTSLNS is encoded by the coding sequence ATGACGGAACCGTCTCTCCTCACAGCCAATCTTTCCCTTGTAAGTTTTAGCATTTCATTTTTTCTATTTTTATCTCTATATTTTACGAAATCAGAACACTCTACATCTCGTTATCTATCCGGCATAATATTCATTATCTCTCTGATTGTATTGTTAAGGTTAGCGGTTGCTCTTTCCTCCGGGTTTGCGATTTATTTGCCTTTGCTTGTTTTTCCGAGTCTTTTTTACCTAGGCCCACTTCTCTTTTTTTATACACGGTCCTGTTTGTTTCATCAAACGGCAGATCGTTGGGAAACCTTGGTTTTATGCATCCCTTCCGGGATCTCCTTTTTCGTATTCCTGATATTATTCTTCCGATATCCTGAATTTCGAAGCCTTCCTTCGATTCTATCACAAAGGGGCATCGTAGGATCTGCTTCCAGTTTGCTTTTACTTTGTGCAGTCCTATTTTCCGCCTTATTCTGTTTACTCTCTTTTCGCCTAACTAAAATTTACCGGGAAGAATCGTTGGAACAATTCGGAAACGACGAGAAGGCAAAATTGATTTGGCTGCTTTCTTTTTTAGGACTAATCGGTATTTGTATCATTCTGTATCTATTCCTGATCCTATTCTCGTTGCCAGGCGATTTACATGTTCCGATCTCGCCGGTGGAAGGATGTGTGCAATTGATTCTTATTTACCTGGTTTTGTTTTATGTGATTCGAAAACCTGAATTGATAGCCATCACTCTGCAAAATCCCGAACGAATCTTTTCTCAACAGCTTCTCTTAACAAAACCTGAAACGACAAAATACCAAAAACAAACCTTAACCGAGGAACAAAGAAAATCCTATCTTCAAAAGATGATCCGAATTATGGAAACGGAGGAACCGTATTTGAATGACTTGGTTTCGATCCATGATTTATCGGAAAGATTGGCGATCCCTGTGCATCATGTTTCCATGACAATCAACATAGAGCTCTCCCAAAATTTCTTTCAGTTCATCAATCAATATCGAATCGAAAGAGCGAAACTACTTCTGTCCAATCCGAAAGCGAAAGACCAAAACGTTCTCAACATCGGTTTGGAAGCAGGCTTTCAATCCAAAGCCTCTTTCAATAAAACATTTAAACAATTCACCGGATTCACACCCTCCGAGTTTCGTAAAAATTCCTTAAAAGATACTTCCTTGAATTCTTAA
- a CDS encoding helix-turn-helix transcriptional regulator gives MKQFLIWDDFATYRGDGFSTGRHSHFYIQISLPDSGVVELRTLNGEWKTYNAVFIPSGVSHEMRQVGGNLTLLYLDPLTTGYRLFHDRSLAANHSSFEVGDLFTEIVKNRIKQILNASDTKVRTQLLDIINKDFAKTANREIDARIQKSIKNVELEDFSLTRLALDASLSVERFRHLFRKETGVPFSAYRLWLKTKKAVDYLANHPHLLDAAHEGGFADQSHFTRIFRRSFGVGPSDFTKKKEPFSAIFFSK, from the coding sequence ATGAAGCAATTTTTGATCTGGGATGATTTTGCGACGTATCGGGGGGATGGATTTTCAACCGGCAGGCATAGTCATTTTTATATTCAGATCAGTCTGCCTGATTCCGGCGTCGTTGAATTACGGACGTTAAATGGTGAATGGAAGACATATAATGCGGTATTTATTCCCTCAGGTGTAAGTCACGAAATGAGACAAGTGGGAGGTAACTTAACTCTACTTTATTTGGATCCTTTGACAACGGGATATCGACTTTTTCATGATAGAAGTTTGGCAGCAAATCATTCATCTTTTGAAGTGGGAGATTTATTCACGGAGATTGTCAAAAACCGAATCAAACAAATCCTAAATGCATCGGATACAAAAGTCCGCACGCAACTTCTTGATATTATTAATAAGGATTTTGCAAAAACCGCTAATCGTGAAATCGATGCACGCATTCAAAAGAGTATTAAAAATGTAGAGCTCGAGGATTTTTCGCTCACCCGTTTGGCGTTAGACGCTTCTTTATCTGTAGAGCGGTTTCGTCATCTGTTTCGAAAGGAAACAGGCGTTCCTTTTTCCGCTTATCGGCTTTGGTTGAAAACAAAGAAGGCGGTCGATTATTTGGCGAATCATCCGCACCTGCTTGATGCGGCCCATGAGGGGGGATTTGCGGATCAATCTCACTTTACCCGTATTTTTCGCAGGTCCTTTGGCGTTGGCCCCTCCGATTTTACAAAAAAGAAAGAGCCCTTCAGCGCCATTTTCTTTTCGAAGTAG
- a CDS encoding AMP-dependent synthetase/ligase has translation MSSKVTAKNLAELYYDSAMKYGDRPAFGTRNKDKQFSTINFRDVYETGVALATGLIDLGLEPRDHVAVLSDNRKEWIIANYGILLSGAADVPRGTDVTDGDIRYILPHSDAKMVFVENEATLRKIEKNFPYLNNITHVILMDGDSTTNGKSNSNGKMQVDSKAGIPKTTKMADLIEKGKRLRELGDRTVEKRVAAIQSDDLFTIIYTSGTTGEPKGVMLTHANMISQLRNIPIDIGPKDRFLSILPVWHSFERVFQMGTIAMGASQYYTSVRNIREDLSIVKPTFMASAPRLWESLYQGIQSRIQGGSFIKRTLFNAAYGSALRVQRSLHFFKGNRLDLNGRSLAQSITLAVSSLFSIIVFFIPYLILDAIVLKKIRQATGGKLRGSVSGGGSLPFHIDEFFNTIRIPVFEGYGLTETSPGLAFRTPKRLVVGSVGQVLPETEILLKDIETGKVLYPPKKGVKGEIYVRGPQIMKGYYKRPEVTAKVLSNDGWFNTGDLGIMTFNDTLKIVGRTKETIVLLNGENIEPVPIENKLIQSPFIDHVMIVGQDQKFLGALILPSLEKFAEYGSTYEELATSRAVQEKVEQEVKNMIRTENGFKSFEKIVEVRLLPKTFDVGDELSAKLSIKRHVITAKYQSLIESIYEGKTQGSSQAPQVYARR, from the coding sequence ATGAGTTCAAAAGTCACAGCGAAAAATCTAGCGGAATTGTATTATGATAGTGCCATGAAGTATGGCGATAGACCAGCCTTTGGAACAAGAAACAAAGACAAACAATTCTCTACGATAAACTTCCGTGACGTATATGAAACCGGTGTCGCACTCGCAACCGGGTTAATCGATCTTGGACTTGAGCCCCGCGATCATGTCGCTGTTCTTTCGGACAATAGAAAAGAATGGATCATTGCCAATTACGGAATATTATTAAGTGGAGCTGCGGATGTCCCTCGTGGCACCGATGTGACAGACGGCGATATTCGATATATTTTACCGCATTCCGATGCAAAAATGGTATTCGTGGAAAATGAAGCTACACTGCGAAAGATCGAAAAAAATTTCCCCTATTTGAATAATATAACTCATGTTATTCTTATGGACGGCGATTCTACAACAAATGGAAAAAGCAATTCGAATGGTAAGATGCAAGTAGATTCGAAAGCCGGGATTCCCAAGACAACAAAAATGGCGGACCTGATCGAGAAAGGAAAAAGATTACGGGAATTAGGTGATAGAACGGTGGAAAAGCGAGTCGCGGCTATTCAATCTGATGATTTATTTACGATCATTTATACTTCCGGAACCACGGGAGAACCGAAGGGAGTTATGCTGACTCATGCAAATATGATTTCGCAGTTGCGCAATATTCCGATCGACATCGGTCCGAAGGATCGATTTCTTTCCATTCTACCTGTGTGGCATAGTTTCGAAAGGGTGTTTCAGATGGGAACGATCGCTATGGGCGCTTCGCAATACTATACGAGCGTGAGAAACATTCGCGAAGATTTATCGATTGTGAAACCTACTTTCATGGCATCGGCCCCAAGACTTTGGGAGAGTCTTTATCAGGGAATACAATCAAGGATCCAAGGGGGTTCTTTTATCAAGAGGACATTGTTTAACGCAGCTTATGGCAGTGCTCTCAGGGTGCAAAGGTCGCTGCATTTCTTTAAGGGAAATCGATTGGATCTGAACGGCAGAAGTCTTGCGCAGTCCATCACGCTCGCCGTCTCTTCTTTATTCTCAATCATAGTGTTCTTCATTCCTTATCTCATTCTTGATGCGATCGTATTAAAGAAAATCAGGCAAGCCACAGGCGGGAAATTGCGAGGTTCTGTTTCCGGTGGAGGATCTTTACCTTTTCATATCGATGAATTCTTTAACACGATAAGAATCCCTGTGTTCGAGGGATACGGTTTGACGGAAACTTCACCGGGGCTTGCATTCCGTACACCCAAACGTCTGGTAGTCGGCAGTGTAGGACAGGTGTTGCCGGAAACCGAAATCCTACTGAAGGATATAGAGACTGGCAAAGTATTGTATCCGCCAAAGAAAGGAGTAAAAGGCGAAATATATGTGCGTGGGCCGCAGATCATGAAGGGTTACTACAAACGACCCGAAGTCACCGCCAAAGTTCTGTCAAACGACGGTTGGTTTAACACGGGAGATCTGGGAATTATGACTTTCAACGATACTCTTAAAATCGTCGGCAGAACAAAAGAAACGATTGTGCTCCTCAACGGAGAAAATATCGAACCTGTGCCCATTGAAAATAAACTCATTCAATCACCGTTCATCGATCATGTTATGATTGTAGGGCAGGATCAGAAATTTTTAGGTGCTTTGATTTTGCCTTCTCTTGAAAAGTTTGCAGAATACGGATCTACTTACGAAGAGCTTGCAACTAGCAGGGCAGTTCAGGAGAAAGTAGAGCAAGAAGTAAAGAATATGATTCGTACGGAAAACGGATTCAAGAGTTTTGAAAAAATTGTAGAGGTGAGGTTACTGCCAAAGACCTTTGATGTGGGCGACGAATTATCGGCAAAACTATCTATCAAGAGACATGTGATCACTGCCAAATATCAATCGCTGATCGAGTCGATTTATGAAGGGAAAACTCAAGGAAGTTCCCAAGCTCCGCAGGTTTACGCACGAAGGTAA
- a CDS encoding MATE family efflux transporter yields MTSASLWAELKNALAGSEADYTEVSMRKAIFLLSVPMVLELVLESVFAVVDIYFVGKLGPSAVATVGLTETYLFLLYSIAMGLTFSVTAIIARRIGEKEKEKAGTAAVQAILIALITSIPFTIAGIFYSKELLALMGADNWVLTEGYPYMQWMLGSNVVIVLLFMINAIFRGAGDAAIAMKVLWISNALNIILDPILIFGWGPIPAYGITGAAIATSLGRGVGVCFQLWLLFRGGKHIRVLTSHLKIEWETVGGILKTSIGGIGQMIVAMTSWIFIMRILAEFGSQTVAGATIALRVMMFTMMPSWGMSNAVATLVGQNLGAGKPDRAEQSVWFTGYCNMAYLILVSIVYFFLAENLISIFTDDPAVIQIGGKWLTIVSYSYFIYAWWMAASQAFNGSGDTMTPTKINIVFFWLIQIPLAYTLGKHFNFGYEGVFWSMMVTESSVGVFTLWLFTKGKWKETKV; encoded by the coding sequence ATCACTTCCGCATCTTTATGGGCGGAATTAAAAAATGCCCTGGCAGGTTCGGAAGCGGATTATACAGAAGTTAGCATGCGTAAGGCGATATTCCTTCTTTCCGTTCCGATGGTTTTGGAGCTGGTACTTGAATCGGTGTTTGCTGTCGTGGATATATACTTTGTGGGAAAACTCGGTCCTTCCGCAGTTGCAACGGTCGGTCTCACGGAGACATATTTGTTTTTGTTGTATTCCATCGCGATGGGTCTCACTTTTTCCGTTACTGCCATTATCGCCCGAAGGATCGGAGAAAAGGAAAAAGAGAAGGCAGGAACAGCCGCCGTTCAAGCCATACTCATTGCTCTCATTACATCGATTCCTTTTACCATTGCAGGAATATTCTATTCCAAAGAACTTTTAGCTCTCATGGGAGCGGACAATTGGGTACTTACGGAAGGATACCCATATATGCAATGGATGCTCGGCAGTAATGTTGTAATCGTATTGTTATTTATGATCAACGCCATTTTCCGCGGTGCCGGAGATGCTGCCATTGCCATGAAGGTACTTTGGATTTCCAATGCTCTCAATATCATACTTGATCCCATACTCATTTTCGGTTGGGGCCCGATTCCCGCCTATGGAATTACGGGAGCGGCAATTGCCACATCCCTTGGCCGCGGAGTCGGTGTTTGTTTCCAACTTTGGTTATTATTCCGCGGTGGAAAACACATTCGAGTTTTAACTTCTCATTTAAAAATCGAATGGGAAACCGTCGGAGGAATTCTGAAAACATCGATCGGTGGTATCGGCCAAATGATTGTGGCTATGACCTCATGGATTTTCATCATGAGAATTCTTGCCGAGTTTGGCAGCCAAACAGTCGCAGGCGCTACCATCGCGCTTAGAGTGATGATGTTTACCATGATGCCGTCTTGGGGGATGTCCAATGCCGTAGCAACGCTTGTCGGGCAAAATTTGGGGGCAGGTAAACCGGACAGGGCGGAACAATCGGTTTGGTTTACCGGTTATTGCAATATGGCGTATTTGATTTTGGTCTCGATTGTTTATTTTTTTCTAGCGGAAAATTTAATTTCTATTTTTACAGATGACCCAGCCGTGATTCAAATCGGAGGAAAATGGTTAACGATTGTTTCCTATTCCTACTTTATTTACGCGTGGTGGATGGCCGCATCACAAGCATTTAACGGATCAGGTGATACGATGACCCCTACTAAAATCAACATTGTATTTTTTTGGCTGATTCAGATCCCACTCGCCTACACTTTAGGCAAACATTTCAATTTTGGTTACGAAGGAGTATTTTGGTCCATGATGGTAACGGAGTCTTCCGTTGGTGTCTTTACTCTTTGGCTGTTTACCAAAGGGAAATGGAAAGAAACCAAAGTTTAA
- a CDS encoding TetR/AcrR family transcriptional regulator produces the protein MKKNTEKSTYHHGSLKEALIEASLKLLKEDGYQALSLRKVAKLAGVSQSAPYRHYPDLESLIAEIATEGFKLLTEKLKKLRTQFANRSLLQFRESGIRYVEFALKNPDLFKIMYGNQIKDHSKYDSLIKAEEETFDVLVNIISDCKRDGLLVTSDVKKTSIASWTMVHGIAVLLSGKQMMFRKIDFKNAKTITKDMIEHLYLGMKP, from the coding sequence ATGAAAAAAAATACTGAAAAATCTACATACCACCACGGCTCTTTAAAGGAAGCGCTGATTGAAGCCTCTTTAAAACTTTTGAAAGAAGACGGTTACCAAGCTCTATCCTTAAGAAAAGTGGCAAAATTGGCAGGAGTTTCCCAATCCGCACCCTATAGACATTACCCCGACCTTGAATCCCTCATAGCAGAGATCGCTACGGAAGGATTCAAATTATTAACGGAAAAATTAAAAAAACTACGCACTCAATTTGCAAACCGTTCCTTACTTCAATTCAGGGAATCCGGTATCCGGTATGTTGAATTCGCCCTGAAAAATCCGGATCTTTTTAAAATCATGTATGGAAATCAAATCAAGGATCATTCGAAATATGACTCTCTTATCAAGGCGGAAGAAGAAACGTTTGATGTGCTTGTGAATATTATTTCCGACTGCAAAAGAGACGGACTACTGGTGACAAGTGATGTAAAAAAGACATCGATAGCATCTTGGACGATGGTTCATGGGATTGCCGTTCTACTCTCCGGCAAACAAATGATGTTTCGAAAAATCGACTTTAAAAATGCGAAAACAATAACGAAAGATATGATTGAACACCTTTATCTTGGAATGAAACCGTAG
- a CDS encoding phytoene desaturase family protein, whose amino-acid sequence MKNENLSDNFDIICIGSGMGSLTVASLLSRYAGKKILVIEKHFQVGGYTHAFARKQNKFHWDVGIHYVGDMHSGGFSRLLMDKITNKKVVWNKMPEPFEKFVYPNRTFELFGSEEKFKSDLISQFPDEEESIHKYFRDLHKASALFGKSMMMKSTTPDLSAFTAQMENPGIVTLKDYLDHHFKNEDIKAILASQWGDYGLPPSKCLFATHAALVVHYFNGGFYPVGGGGKIFESVEPIIKESGGAVINTTEVVNIIIENGKAIGVKTKFLRGEKQERNYFAPIIVSCAGVYPTYMKLIPESVPIPFRKSLSDFYNKEKMATSVCVYMGLSESPAKLGFRGENYWIFASNDHEENFKKRNEWLENFGEVKNLYMSFPSLKDPDAKNHTADMIAFTDYSLFEKWKDLPWKKRGEQYEEFKKKIADSVVDTIEMRFPGFRNIVEYIEVSTPLTNEHFTSHPDGAIYGLACVPERYDKTKSPWFDVTTPIEGLFLTGVDAGGSPGIAGAMMGGLATTLKILGSRDILKSILKE is encoded by the coding sequence ATGAAAAATGAAAATTTAAGCGATAACTTCGATATAATTTGTATAGGTTCCGGAATGGGTAGCCTTACAGTTGCAAGTTTACTTTCCCGATACGCGGGCAAAAAAATACTAGTTATAGAAAAACATTTTCAGGTGGGTGGTTACACTCACGCATTTGCCAGAAAACAAAATAAATTTCATTGGGACGTAGGCATTCACTATGTAGGTGATATGCATTCCGGCGGTTTTAGCCGTCTGCTTATGGATAAAATTACAAATAAGAAAGTAGTATGGAACAAGATGCCGGAACCTTTTGAAAAATTCGTTTATCCTAATAGAACCTTTGAACTTTTCGGGAGCGAGGAGAAATTTAAGTCCGATTTAATTTCACAGTTTCCCGATGAAGAGGAATCGATTCATAAATACTTCAGAGATTTGCATAAAGCATCGGCCTTGTTCGGTAAATCGATGATGATGAAATCAACAACTCCCGACTTGAGCGCATTTACCGCTCAAATGGAAAATCCCGGGATCGTGACTCTAAAGGATTATCTTGACCATCACTTTAAAAACGAGGACATTAAAGCAATCCTTGCTTCTCAATGGGGTGACTATGGTCTTCCACCTTCCAAGTGTTTGTTTGCAACGCATGCCGCACTCGTTGTACATTATTTTAACGGTGGATTTTACCCGGTCGGTGGTGGTGGAAAAATATTCGAAAGCGTAGAGCCGATTATTAAGGAGAGTGGCGGGGCGGTCATTAATACGACCGAGGTGGTAAATATCATTATCGAGAACGGCAAAGCCATCGGAGTGAAGACAAAGTTTCTCCGGGGTGAAAAACAAGAACGAAATTATTTTGCTCCGATCATAGTGTCTTGTGCCGGTGTTTATCCGACTTATATGAAATTAATTCCTGAATCCGTGCCGATTCCGTTTAGGAAATCATTAAGTGATTTTTATAACAAAGAAAAGATGGCGACAAGCGTTTGTGTTTATATGGGTCTTTCCGAAAGTCCCGCAAAACTCGGATTTAGAGGAGAAAACTATTGGATCTTTGCTTCCAATGATCACGAAGAAAATTTCAAAAAAAGAAATGAGTGGCTTGAGAACTTTGGTGAAGTTAAAAATCTATATATGTCTTTCCCTAGTTTAAAAGATCCGGATGCAAAAAATCACACTGCGGATATGATTGCATTTACCGATTATTCCCTATTCGAAAAATGGAAAGACCTTCCTTGGAAAAAAAGAGGAGAACAATACGAAGAATTCAAAAAGAAAATTGCAGACTCGGTTGTTGATACAATCGAGATGAGATTCCCCGGATTTAGGAATATTGTCGAATACATAGAAGTGTCGACTCCTCTAACAAACGAACACTTTACTTCTCATCCGGATGGTGCGATTTACGGACTTGCCTGTGTCCCTGAGCGTTATGACAAAACAAAATCCCCTTGGTTTGATGTGACAACACCGATCGAAGGATTGTTTCTAACAGGAGTAGATGCCGGCGGTTCACCGGGGATTGCCGGTGCGATGATGGGTGGACTTGCGACAACTCTGAAGATTTTAGGAAGCCGGGACATACTCAAAAGTATTTTAAAAGAGTAA